The Oncorhynchus tshawytscha isolate Ot180627B linkage group LG20, Otsh_v2.0, whole genome shotgun sequence genome has a window encoding:
- the LOC121840191 gene encoding calcium-binding protein 1 isoform X2, with protein MAQNGGNMHNVLGPACIFLRKGFAESRQAKKDRELRPEEMDELREAFKEFDKDHDGFIGCKDLGNCMRTMGYMPTEMELIELSQQINMNLGRHVDFEDFVELMGPKLLAETADMIGVKELRDAFKEFDTNGDGKISTSELREAMKKLLGQQVGHRDLEDILRDIDLNGDGHVDFEEFVRMMSR; from the exons ATGGCTCAGAACGGAGGCAACATGCACAACGTACTGGGGCCTGCCTGCATCTTTCTACGCAAGGGCTTCGCTGAGAGCCGGCAGGCT AAGAAG GATAGAGAGCTGAGGCCGGAGGAAATGGATG AGTTGCGTGAGGCTTTTAAAGAGTTTGACAAAGACCACGACGGCTTCATTGGCTGTAAAGACCTGGGCAACTGCATGAGGACCATGGGCTACATGCCTACTGAGATGGAGCTGATTGAACTGAGCCAGCAGATCAATATGAACC TGGGACGACATGTTGACTTTGAGGACTTTGTGGAGCTGATGGGGCCAAAGCTTCTGGCTGAAACAGCAGATATGATTGGGGTCAAGGAGCTGAGGGACGCTTTTAAAGAG TTTGACACCAATGGTGACGGCAAGATCAGCACATCAGAACTCAGAGAAGCAATGAAAAAACTTCTCGGTCAACAG GTTGGTCACAGGGACCTAGAAGACATCCTGAGGGACATTGACCTGAATGGAGATGGTCACGTGGACTTTGAAG AGTTTGTACGTATGATGTCTCGCTGA
- the LOC121840191 gene encoding calcium-binding protein 1 isoform X3, producing the protein MDELREAFKEFDKDHDGFIGCKDLGNCMRTMGYMPTEMELIELSQQINMNLGRHVDFEDFVELMGPKLLAETADMIGVKELRDAFKEFDTNGDGKISTSELREAMKKLLGQQVGHRDLEDILRDIDLNGDGHVDFEEFVRMMSR; encoded by the exons ATGGATG AGTTGCGTGAGGCTTTTAAAGAGTTTGACAAAGACCACGACGGCTTCATTGGCTGTAAAGACCTGGGCAACTGCATGAGGACCATGGGCTACATGCCTACTGAGATGGAGCTGATTGAACTGAGCCAGCAGATCAATATGAACC TGGGACGACATGTTGACTTTGAGGACTTTGTGGAGCTGATGGGGCCAAAGCTTCTGGCTGAAACAGCAGATATGATTGGGGTCAAGGAGCTGAGGGACGCTTTTAAAGAG TTTGACACCAATGGTGACGGCAAGATCAGCACATCAGAACTCAGAGAAGCAATGAAAAAACTTCTCGGTCAACAG GTTGGTCACAGGGACCTAGAAGACATCCTGAGGGACATTGACCTGAATGGAGATGGTCACGTGGACTTTGAAG AGTTTGTACGTATGATGTCTCGCTGA
- the LOC121840191 gene encoding calcium-binding protein 1 isoform X1: protein MQRHIYSMQLHLIKQCTQKLTHNHTDILSLSASFSPMLTNTLPMDSKKKDRELRPEEMDELREAFKEFDKDHDGFIGCKDLGNCMRTMGYMPTEMELIELSQQINMNLGRHVDFEDFVELMGPKLLAETADMIGVKELRDAFKEFDTNGDGKISTSELREAMKKLLGQQVGHRDLEDILRDIDLNGDGHVDFEEFVRMMSR from the exons ATGCAGAGACACATTTACAGTATGCAGCTGCACCTGATAAAACAGTGTACACAAAAGCTTACACACAATCATACAGACATTCTGTCTTTGTCTGCTTCTTTTTCACCCATGTTGACCAATACACTCCCTATGGACTCAAAGAAGAAG GATAGAGAGCTGAGGCCGGAGGAAATGGATG AGTTGCGTGAGGCTTTTAAAGAGTTTGACAAAGACCACGACGGCTTCATTGGCTGTAAAGACCTGGGCAACTGCATGAGGACCATGGGCTACATGCCTACTGAGATGGAGCTGATTGAACTGAGCCAGCAGATCAATATGAACC TGGGACGACATGTTGACTTTGAGGACTTTGTGGAGCTGATGGGGCCAAAGCTTCTGGCTGAAACAGCAGATATGATTGGGGTCAAGGAGCTGAGGGACGCTTTTAAAGAG TTTGACACCAATGGTGACGGCAAGATCAGCACATCAGAACTCAGAGAAGCAATGAAAAAACTTCTCGGTCAACAG GTTGGTCACAGGGACCTAGAAGACATCCTGAGGGACATTGACCTGAATGGAGATGGTCACGTGGACTTTGAAG AGTTTGTACGTATGATGTCTCGCTGA